TTAAAAGCCTTGTCGCAACCTAATCGAAGTAAAGCAGAATTGGAACGGGAAACTTTTTTGACTATAGAAGATATACGCCATCGTTTAGAATACCAACATGTATACCTGATGTATTTGGACAATCGGCTAATCGGTGAAATGAGTTTTACCGTCGATCCAGGTCATCTAATTAACAAGAATTCAGAAACGGCATGGATTAGTATTGTGATTGGTGAGCCTGCATGCCGTGGGAAAGGAATCGGTATGATCGCTTTGGAGTATTTGGAAGAGCAAGTGAGAAAGTATGGTCTTAAGCGAATGGAGTTAGGTGTATTTGAATTCAATAAGCCAGCGTTGAAGCTTTATCAAAAGTTAGGGTATCAAGAAATGGGACGTATAGAAGAATTCACG
This window of the Sporosarcina ureae genome carries:
- a CDS encoding GNAT family N-acetyltransferase gives rise to the protein MNIKFILLTEPTPKLVNTFNRWGNDVNLKALSQPNRSKAELERETFLTIEDIRHRLEYQHVYLMYLDNRLIGEMSFTVDPGHLINKNSETAWISIVIGEPACRGKGIGMIALEYLEEQVRKYGLKRMELGVFEFNKPALKLYQKLGYQEMGRIEEFTYYEGNMWADIRMEKCV